A genomic stretch from Cetobacterium sp. ZOR0034 includes:
- a CDS encoding sensor histidine kinase KdpD translates to MRRISLKIFLFLNALTYGFIAIYVLINYLFLENYQIRLKKRELTTLSEQYTRKNFEELSELSEQNGIFIREISFTKDKKNSKIHSMKFIENYLWEDLKSGKTVIDVQTGRDNIRRIVLAKKLDEEYMLVVATSVAPISDVIKSTLKFFIYIILLSIPINLYIAYIFSIKMGQPIESELLELNAQLKEELEKQKKSELFRKNFISNVTHELKTPVAIIDGYSGAILDGIIEDEEIPDICKNINQEASNMNALIQELLFYCKMESGYIPIKKENINLKETLENILKRYSMDFKLNNINLELNLEEITIESDKKLLDRCLNNLIINSLAYVNEKKNINIILDNEAITIKNSSHPLNNENIEEYFKPFSKKNDKKVRKYGGTGLGLSVVSEILKNLSLNYKLYYDETDEAVIFKVFLNE, encoded by the coding sequence ATGAGAAGAATATCTTTAAAAATATTTCTATTTCTTAATGCACTTACGTATGGATTCATAGCTATTTATGTTCTTATAAACTATCTTTTTCTTGAAAACTATCAAATCAGATTAAAAAAACGAGAACTTACAACCCTTAGTGAACAATATACTCGTAAAAATTTTGAGGAACTTTCAGAGCTTTCAGAACAAAATGGTATATTCATAAGAGAGATTTCGTTCACAAAAGATAAAAAAAATTCAAAAATTCATTCTATGAAATTTATAGAAAACTATCTATGGGAAGATTTAAAATCAGGAAAAACTGTTATTGATGTTCAAACTGGTCGAGATAATATTCGAAGAATTGTTTTAGCTAAAAAACTTGATGAGGAGTATATGCTAGTTGTAGCAACCTCTGTTGCTCCAATAAGTGACGTTATAAAATCAACTTTGAAGTTTTTTATCTATATAATACTTTTAAGTATTCCAATCAACTTGTATATAGCCTATATTTTCTCTATAAAAATGGGACAACCTATAGAATCTGAACTTTTAGAATTAAATGCACAATTGAAAGAGGAGTTAGAAAAACAAAAAAAATCTGAACTTTTTAGAAAAAACTTTATATCTAATGTCACTCATGAATTAAAAACACCTGTTGCTATAATAGATGGTTATAGCGGAGCTATTTTAGATGGGATTATCGAAGATGAAGAGATTCCAGATATATGTAAAAATATAAATCAAGAAGCTTCTAATATGAATGCTCTTATTCAAGAGTTACTTTTCTATTGTAAAATGGAATCAGGATATATTCCAATAAAAAAAGAAAATATTAACTTAAAAGAAACTTTAGAAAATATTTTAAAACGTTACTCTATGGATTTTAAACTTAATAATATCAATCTAGAATTAAATTTAGAAGAGATAACTATAGAAAGTGACAAAAAACTTTTAGATAGATGTTTAAATAATCTAATTATAAACTCTTTAGCATATGTAAATGAGAAAAAAAATATCAATATAATTTTAGATAATGAAGCCATAACTATAAAAAATAGTAGTCATCCATTGAATAATGAGAATATAGAAGAGTATTTCAAACCATTTTCTAAAAAAAATGATAAAAAAGTTAGAAAATATGGAGGAACTGGACTAGGTTTGTCCGTTGTTTCAGAGATATTAAAAAATCTTTCTTTAAACTATAAACTTTATTACGATGAAACCGATGAAGCAGTTATTTTCAAAGTATTTCTAAACGAATAA
- a CDS encoding TolC family protein: MKKYILITLLLSKLLYSKEVTLDNLLSEINITSYQNQLYNLKNSQNDFKEDFYKTGRYNGVAVDGSTEYKDEEKRYTFQSTVTYGDFYVQGEKQKDEDNKVTYGVQRSLKDLILSKNDSELNKLKITRDLTTLELKQGLETQKLNLISLYKEYKDNQFELKLKQNALLTLEKEKTILEKSYQLGAIPKIDLDSLLVSYNNIKLEIQKIESILDKILERFYYDYNLKLAGVSLLDISPSVSDLDRYITNVGEKDIQKLQLEKNITKENIKYMKYDNKMPEVSVGIERNNENDENRVFLKFSKDIFYKDINLYNEESSLMQQEVTYNQKVNEAMAERYKVQDSYFTLQKDYLVLENRANLEKSKYDIKKLENSLGKVSYTEVMEAFDTYLELQVSKEKAKNSLNAYIYQIIVRSEI; the protein is encoded by the coding sequence ATGAAAAAATATATACTAATAACCCTACTTTTAAGTAAACTTCTTTACTCAAAAGAGGTAACTTTAGATAATCTATTGAGTGAAATCAATATAACATCTTATCAAAATCAATTATACAATCTAAAAAATAGTCAAAATGACTTCAAAGAGGATTTTTATAAAACTGGAAGATATAATGGAGTTGCTGTTGATGGTAGTACAGAGTATAAGGATGAAGAAAAAAGGTACACTTTCCAAAGTACAGTTACATATGGAGATTTTTATGTTCAAGGTGAAAAGCAAAAAGATGAGGACAACAAGGTTACATATGGAGTTCAAAGAAGCCTTAAAGATTTGATTCTTTCTAAAAATGATAGTGAGCTAAATAAACTTAAAATAACAAGAGATCTTACAACTCTGGAGCTAAAACAAGGGCTAGAAACTCAAAAATTAAACCTTATATCTCTTTATAAAGAGTATAAAGATAATCAATTTGAATTAAAGCTTAAACAAAACGCTCTTTTAACTTTAGAAAAAGAGAAAACTATTCTCGAGAAATCTTATCAGTTAGGAGCTATTCCAAAAATTGATTTAGATAGTCTTTTAGTTAGTTATAATAATATCAAGTTAGAAATTCAAAAGATTGAAAGTATTCTTGATAAAATCCTAGAAAGATTTTACTATGATTATAACCTTAAACTTGCGGGTGTATCTCTTCTTGATATATCTCCATCTGTAAGTGATTTGGATAGATATATTACAAATGTTGGAGAAAAAGATATTCAAAAATTACAACTAGAAAAAAATATTACAAAAGAGAATATAAAATATATGAAATATGATAATAAGATGCCTGAAGTTTCTGTTGGTATTGAAAGAAATAATGAAAATGATGAGAATCGAGTTTTCTTAAAGTTTTCAAAAGATATCTTCTACAAAGATATTAATTTATACAATGAAGAAAGCTCTCTGATGCAACAAGAAGTTACTTACAATCAAAAAGTTAATGAAGCTATGGCTGAAAGATATAAAGTTCAAGATAGCTATTTTACTTTACAAAAGGATTATCTTGTTTTAGAAAATCGTGCTAATTTAGAAAAAAGTAAATATGATATAAAAAAATTGGAAAATTCGCTTGGAAAAGTTAGTTACACAGAAGTTATGGAAGCTTTTGATACCTATCTTGAGCTCCAAGTTTCAAAAGAGAAAGCTAAAAACTCTTTAAATGCATATATATATCAAATTATAGTAAGGAGTGAGATTTAA
- a CDS encoding efflux RND transporter periplasmic adaptor subunit: protein MKKQYLIPIILTMTLGLTACGTKTQNTSSEITYNAQRAVLSKGSGFIDVDGSVEANDTKKVFVDKKLKVKNVLIQEGDFVEKGQLLMTFDETERNNIKRNLEKEEINLSKLKRNYSVEKELNKIGGSSNNSVKELAEQIRTSEISIDYYKEDLEKTAEKIESPVSGTVTTLYAQENYSVNTDEPLLELADLSDIKIILEVPEYEVKEIKLDQKLVIKPEVFEKKISYPGVITKISRVSQVSKTTSENVLQVEVRPTEEIPHIVPGFKVSARIFLGEDEPGIIIPSTSLLFDNNQYYIYTSDEAGKIQKRVVEFKDLKGDNVIITKGLSTGEIFLTNPRESLTSDEKVTIKISEISSESPRGKGKKPQ from the coding sequence ATGAAAAAACAATATTTAATACCGATAATTTTAACGATGACTTTAGGTCTTACTGCATGTGGAACTAAAACTCAAAACACTTCATCTGAAATCACATACAATGCTCAAAGAGCTGTTCTTAGTAAAGGAAGTGGCTTTATTGATGTCGATGGAAGTGTTGAGGCAAACGATACTAAAAAAGTTTTCGTAGATAAAAAATTAAAAGTTAAAAATGTTCTTATACAAGAGGGAGACTTTGTTGAAAAAGGGCAACTTTTAATGACGTTTGATGAAACAGAAAGAAACAATATAAAAAGAAACTTGGAAAAAGAGGAGATAAATCTTTCTAAATTAAAAAGAAATTATTCTGTTGAAAAAGAGTTAAATAAAATAGGCGGGAGCTCTAACAACTCTGTTAAAGAACTTGCTGAGCAGATAAGAACATCTGAAATCAGTATAGATTACTACAAAGAGGATTTAGAAAAAACTGCTGAAAAAATAGAAAGTCCTGTTAGTGGAACTGTTACAACACTTTATGCTCAAGAGAACTACTCTGTTAATACAGATGAGCCTCTTTTAGAACTTGCAGACCTTTCGGATATTAAAATAATTTTAGAGGTTCCTGAATACGAAGTTAAAGAGATTAAGTTAGATCAAAAATTAGTTATAAAACCAGAAGTTTTCGAAAAAAAAATATCATATCCAGGAGTTATCACAAAAATTTCAAGAGTTTCTCAAGTTTCTAAAACAACTTCTGAAAATGTTTTACAAGTAGAGGTTAGACCAACAGAGGAGATTCCACATATTGTGCCTGGTTTCAAAGTTTCAGCTAGAATTTTCTTAGGTGAGGATGAACCTGGAATAATAATTCCTTCAACTTCTTTACTTTTTGATAACAACCAATATTATATCTATACTTCTGATGAAGCTGGAAAAATTCAAAAAAGAGTTGTTGAGTTTAAAGATTTGAAAGGAGATAATGTTATCATCACTAAGGGATTAAGTACAGGTGAGATATTCTTAACAAATCCAAGAGAATCTTTAACTTCTGATGAAAAAGTAACTATAAAAATCTCTGAGATTTCAAGTGAATCTCCAAGAGGGAAAGGTAAGAAACCTCAATGA
- a CDS encoding ABC transporter ATP-binding protein: MIKIKNLDKYYINGEMKLHALKDITFSIEKGEFVAIMGSSGSGKSTMMNILGCLDHTFEGEYILDAIEVSKLKDEELSKIRNKKIGFVFQSFNLLSKLSALENVELPLVYSGVHHKERAQKAKAVLEKVGLGDRLDHKPNELSGGQRQRVAIARALVNEPSIILADEPTGNLDSTSEKEIMQLFKELNEQGKTIIIVTHEPEVGKACKRVIRFKDGQVIEDVRNV, encoded by the coding sequence ATGATAAAAATTAAAAACTTAGATAAATACTATATAAACGGTGAGATGAAACTTCATGCTCTAAAAGATATAACATTCTCTATCGAAAAAGGTGAGTTTGTTGCTATTATGGGAAGTAGTGGAAGTGGAAAATCAACTATGATGAATATTTTAGGATGTCTTGATCACACTTTCGAGGGCGAATATATTCTAGATGCAATTGAAGTTTCAAAACTAAAAGATGAAGAGCTTTCTAAAATTAGAAATAAAAAAATTGGCTTTGTATTCCAATCATTCAATCTACTTTCAAAGTTATCAGCTTTAGAAAATGTTGAGCTTCCATTGGTATATTCTGGTGTTCATCACAAAGAAAGAGCTCAAAAAGCCAAGGCTGTACTCGAAAAAGTAGGATTAGGGGATAGATTAGATCACAAACCTAATGAACTTTCGGGAGGACAAAGGCAAAGAGTAGCCATAGCTCGTGCTCTTGTAAATGAGCCTTCTATAATCTTAGCTGACGAGCCCACTGGAAACCTAGATAGTACATCTGAGAAAGAGATTATGCAACTTTTTAAAGAGTTGAACGAACAAGGGAAAACTATAATTATAGTTACACATGAACCTGAGGTAGGTAAAGCTTGTAAAAGAGTTATCAGATTCAAAGATGGTCAGGTTATCGAGGATGTGAGAAATGTATGA
- a CDS encoding ABC transporter permease, translated as MNFLESLKGAIQNLRGNKVRSFLTMLGIIIGISSVITMSAIGKGGQQNITGDLKEGGYGKFTISVDKDDEEFRWKYLLEPEIIESLKSTNLFKNVSANISTRVFIEVGRRREMIQLTATTPDYEKIDKAEYLYGRAFLPFEYEKGEKILVIDNLTAKSLFGSSENAVGNEMSFAIGRKNSPITYKIVGVFKNPLEELVKVMGGQRIPRFMRTPLNTYDKVYNLSTGGYNSIIVESKNPEELATDMSAANKVLEDISGVKGLYQVETMSNAAASFDKILSTLNLFITFVAGISLFVGGIGVMNIMLVSVIERTKEIGIRKAIGATNKDILIQFLMESVILTGIGGVVGVVIGVSLALIIGYFVNIPPVFSIFSISLALGVSTFIGVIFGVTPAKKASQLNPIDALRAE; from the coding sequence ATGAATTTTTTAGAAAGTTTAAAAGGTGCTATACAGAATTTAAGAGGCAATAAAGTCAGATCATTTTTAACTATGCTCGGAATTATAATCGGAATCTCTTCTGTTATAACAATGTCTGCTATTGGAAAAGGTGGACAACAAAATATAACTGGAGATTTAAAAGAGGGCGGATATGGAAAATTTACAATCTCAGTTGATAAAGATGATGAAGAGTTTAGATGGAAATATCTTTTAGAACCAGAGATAATAGAAAGTTTAAAATCAACTAATCTTTTTAAAAATGTAAGTGCAAATATAAGTACTAGAGTTTTTATTGAAGTGGGGCGTAGACGTGAGATGATACAGCTCACTGCAACTACTCCAGACTATGAGAAAATTGACAAAGCTGAATATCTTTACGGTAGAGCTTTTCTTCCATTTGAATATGAAAAAGGTGAGAAAATCTTAGTGATAGATAATCTTACCGCTAAAAGTCTTTTTGGTAGTTCAGAAAATGCTGTTGGAAATGAGATGTCTTTTGCTATTGGAAGAAAAAATAGCCCTATCACTTATAAAATTGTTGGAGTTTTTAAAAATCCATTAGAAGAACTTGTGAAAGTTATGGGTGGACAAAGAATCCCTAGATTTATGAGAACCCCACTTAACACGTATGATAAAGTTTATAATCTATCTACAGGAGGATATAACTCTATAATTGTAGAATCTAAAAACCCTGAAGAGTTAGCTACTGATATGAGTGCTGCTAATAAAGTTTTAGAGGATATTAGCGGAGTTAAAGGACTATATCAAGTTGAAACTATGAGTAATGCTGCTGCTTCATTTGATAAAATTCTAAGTACTTTAAATCTATTTATAACTTTTGTTGCTGGTATCTCACTTTTTGTTGGTGGAATCGGAGTTATGAATATAATGTTAGTTAGTGTTATTGAAAGAACAAAGGAGATCGGAATAAGAAAAGCAATTGGTGCTACAAACAAAGATATACTAATTCAATTTTTAATGGAGTCTGTTATTTTAACAGGAATCGGTGGAGTTGTAGGTGTAGTTATTGGAGTTTCGTTAGCTCTTATAATTGGATACTTTGTAAATATCCCTCCAGTATTTTCGATATTTTCAATATCATTAGCACTCGGAGTTTCAACATTCATAGGAGTTATCTTCGGAGTCACACCAGCTAAAAAGGCTTCACAACTTAATCCTATAGATGCTTTAAGAGCTGAATAA
- a CDS encoding sirohydrochlorin cobaltochelatase gives MKKLLLSLFCLSSALILAHGEDAFEDSNFYTGGKSAIIMTHFGTTHKDTRAKTIDRINQKAIKAFEGKADVFEAYTSRIVAKRVEANEGIKKYNPSEVLTSLKKQGYKNVIIQPTNIIDGVEMESIKREVLLHSKDFNNLRIGDALLTDPHHYEDAIKAIMKIAAPLGKREGVVLVGHGTYNSATSAYAMFDYMAKDMNEPIYVGTVEGYPTFETVVRQLKKAGKKEVVLMPMMFVAGDHAKNDIAGDWKENLEKEGFKVKVKLTPLGEIPEIQDMFVGNAKFLEKHRSIDIIEKKAGYAKSKDI, from the coding sequence ATGAAAAAATTATTATTATCACTATTTTGTTTGTCATCAGCATTAATTCTAGCTCATGGTGAAGATGCTTTTGAGGACTCAAATTTTTATACAGGGGGAAAAAGTGCTATAATTATGACACATTTTGGAACTACACATAAAGACACGAGAGCTAAAACAATCGATAGAATCAATCAAAAAGCAATTAAGGCTTTTGAAGGAAAAGCTGATGTTTTTGAGGCTTATACTTCGAGAATTGTTGCTAAAAGAGTAGAGGCTAACGAGGGAATAAAGAAGTATAATCCGAGTGAAGTTTTGACTTCATTAAAAAAACAAGGGTATAAAAATGTTATTATACAACCAACAAATATAATAGATGGTGTGGAAATGGAGTCAATAAAAAGAGAGGTTTTACTTCATTCAAAAGATTTTAATAATTTGAGAATAGGGGATGCACTTCTAACAGATCCACATCATTATGAAGACGCAATAAAGGCGATAATGAAAATAGCAGCACCTCTAGGGAAAAGAGAAGGAGTAGTTTTAGTAGGACATGGAACATATAATTCTGCTACTTCAGCTTATGCAATGTTTGACTATATGGCAAAAGATATGAATGAACCAATTTATGTGGGAACAGTTGAAGGATATCCAACTTTTGAAACTGTTGTGAGACAATTGAAAAAAGCTGGAAAGAAAGAAGTTGTCTTAATGCCTATGATGTTTGTAGCTGGAGATCATGCAAAAAATGATATAGCTGGAGATTGGAAAGAAAACTTAGAGAAAGAGGGATTCAAAGTAAAAGTAAAATTAACTCCTTTAGGAGAGATTCCTGAAATTCAAGATATGTTTGTAGGGAATGCAAAATTTTTAGAAAAGCATAGAAGTATTGATATTATAGAAAAAAAAGCTGGATATGCAAAAAGTAAAGATATTTAG
- a CDS encoding ATP synthase subunit I, translating to MVIAFVGGIVLGFLFFYSLDFGVNESKRFKNPSLFIFITSLVRIIILLGGFYFLAQNNGYNFFAALIGALVSRIYIVYFYKNKRK from the coding sequence ATGGTTATTGCATTTGTAGGTGGGATTGTTTTAGGGTTTTTATTTTTTTATAGTCTAGATTTTGGAGTAAATGAAAGTAAAAGATTTAAAAATCCGTCATTATTTATATTTATCACATCTCTAGTGAGAATTATTATTCTTTTAGGGGGTTTTTATTTCTTGGCACAAAACAATGGTTATAACTTTTTTGCAGCATTAATCGGAGCTTTAGTGTCTAGAATATATATTGTATATTTTTATAAGAATAAAAGAAAATAG
- a CDS encoding DUF4402 domain-containing protein, with the protein MRKILMLSTLFGVVSLNLLSNEGQSNQAIMQINAKVLKPLTVKADKDLEFGDILPGTFNQAFSSFSLQGESNSKVRITFEGVKSEGDSFRVPLKNGNNTFTILFNCTQINKPGEWITPGNDVIELSDSGKQILNIAASTDVSRDQAPGIYSGNFTLKAHYN; encoded by the coding sequence ATGAGAAAAATTTTAATGTTAAGCACTTTATTTGGGGTGGTGTCTCTAAATCTTTTATCAAATGAAGGACAGTCTAATCAAGCAATAATGCAGATTAATGCTAAGGTTTTAAAACCGCTAACAGTAAAAGCTGATAAAGATCTAGAGTTCGGCGATATTTTACCTGGAACTTTCAATCAAGCTTTTTCTAGTTTCTCGCTTCAAGGAGAATCTAATTCGAAAGTTAGAATAACTTTTGAAGGTGTAAAATCTGAAGGAGATAGTTTTAGAGTTCCTTTAAAAAATGGGAATAATACTTTCACAATTTTATTTAATTGTACTCAAATAAATAAACCTGGTGAATGGATTACTCCTGGAAATGATGTTATTGAATTATCTGACTCAGGAAAACAGATTCTGAATATTGCTGCTTCGACTGATGTAAGTCGTGACCAAGCTCCGGGAATATATTCAGGGAATTTCACTTTAAAAGCTCATTATAATTAA
- a CDS encoding DUF11 domain-containing protein yields the protein MKEKSNNKFKSLLATTSVLGMISYASAMGAVSSIPFANADIGNQATLTYQTLGGVDKLVQSNIVITTINQTYALNLEPNRTTTITKGQNAIFNHTLTNLGNGPDSFLITNSYLAGRGVKIYLDVNNNGIIDGNETEIPLVDGKRTISGVGAFETRSILVVVPTSVTDTGPSVTGNITAASIGDSSKTKLVTETINFTANANVGVYKALSSASGASDVAREVTVYLKVYNDSLTAGSAFALKDELNTKFEYLENSATWQDFNSNTVVPLTDTFSAEGITYSVVTNANNKKEINFGLDTVVPFSIESTGGLLSFKVRVKQNENIGTIPNKASFEFNDTVETITKDSNTVNYTVLKYVKAEFTGETVTNAQAGQEIRFVNVFKNTANAPEIYNLAVADKFFPVGTTFRMMLQSPGQNEKPVLDNNGDGIIDTGIVGINEVINVVLYAQLPQNIANPQPNYTVKKIATSTFTPAYNVNAIDTLNTITAATVDLTNIDSLSTNANAPGKGLGPEASPVTQKSLNPGETTNFVLHVNNTSSYITDTFKLEVSTKPDFSNLVMPTGVSVKFKISGGVESTVTSAILPNTSQRVDAEVSVALNTVAQTVPLYFRVTSLTTGARDTKYDAMTINAIRNVSITPNNTSSTYAGGTVIYTHTVKNNGNVKEGDGSSSNIFLVLSETKSWAASDIFLDTNGNGVFDLGVDTPFGDFATINGLNPGQEVKIFTRVVASIGAPAGDNNITTITPNVSQGTYSVPATVTVATDTTTILAEDLTIIKGQKLSPTENYTTSPQRSNPGGTIYYKIEIKNNGAIDATNVKIKDTVPFYTTQYHKTGVSSPGEGTDYVASYIVIDSNGTAGAFKVAETQPGLGKRGDIVANVGTLKPKERAILYFQVKIDEVPTSLPSGDA from the coding sequence ATGAAAGAAAAAAGCAATAATAAATTTAAATCACTTTTAGCGACAACCTCAGTTTTAGGAATGATATCATATGCTTCTGCAATGGGTGCAGTAAGTTCAATACCGTTTGCTAATGCTGATATAGGAAACCAAGCTACATTAACATACCAAACACTTGGTGGAGTAGATAAGCTAGTTCAATCGAATATTGTTATCACAACAATTAATCAAACATATGCATTAAATTTAGAACCCAATAGAACAACTACTATAACAAAAGGTCAGAATGCAATATTTAATCATACATTAACAAACTTAGGTAACGGACCTGATAGTTTCCTAATTACTAACAGTTATTTAGCTGGAAGAGGAGTAAAAATCTATTTAGATGTTAATAATAATGGAATAATTGATGGAAATGAAACTGAAATTCCATTAGTTGATGGAAAGCGTACTATTAGTGGTGTAGGAGCATTTGAAACTAGAAGTATCTTAGTTGTAGTTCCAACGAGTGTTACTGATACTGGTCCATCAGTAACAGGAAACATTACTGCAGCGAGTATAGGAGACTCAAGTAAAACTAAACTTGTAACTGAAACAATTAACTTTACAGCAAATGCAAACGTAGGAGTTTATAAAGCTTTGAGTTCTGCTTCAGGAGCGTCTGATGTAGCGAGAGAAGTAACAGTTTACTTAAAGGTATATAATGATTCTTTAACAGCTGGATCAGCATTTGCTCTAAAAGATGAATTAAATACAAAGTTTGAGTACTTAGAAAATAGTGCAACATGGCAAGACTTTAATTCCAATACTGTAGTTCCTTTGACAGATACATTTAGTGCAGAAGGAATAACATATAGTGTTGTTACAAATGCTAATAATAAAAAAGAGATTAATTTTGGGTTAGATACTGTAGTTCCTTTTTCAATCGAATCGACAGGTGGATTATTATCATTCAAAGTTAGAGTAAAGCAAAATGAAAATATAGGAACAATTCCAAATAAAGCAAGCTTTGAATTTAATGATACAGTAGAAACAATTACAAAAGATTCTAATACTGTAAATTATACAGTACTAAAATATGTAAAAGCAGAGTTTACAGGAGAGACAGTAACAAATGCTCAAGCGGGTCAAGAGATTAGATTCGTAAACGTATTTAAAAATACAGCAAATGCACCAGAAATATATAACTTAGCAGTAGCTGATAAATTCTTCCCTGTTGGAACAACATTTAGAATGATGTTACAATCACCTGGGCAAAATGAAAAACCTGTTTTAGACAACAATGGTGATGGAATAATAGATACAGGAATAGTAGGAATAAACGAAGTAATTAATGTAGTTTTATATGCACAATTACCTCAAAATATAGCAAATCCACAACCTAATTATACTGTTAAAAAAATTGCGACAAGTACATTCACACCTGCGTATAATGTAAATGCAATAGATACATTAAATACAATTACAGCAGCTACAGTGGATTTAACAAATATTGATAGTTTATCTACAAATGCAAACGCTCCAGGAAAAGGATTGGGACCTGAAGCATCTCCTGTTACACAAAAGTCATTAAACCCAGGAGAAACTACAAACTTTGTTTTACATGTAAATAATACAAGTTCATACATAACAGATACATTTAAATTAGAGGTAAGTACTAAGCCTGATTTCTCAAATTTAGTTATGCCTACAGGTGTATCAGTTAAATTTAAGATAAGTGGTGGAGTTGAATCAACGGTAACGTCAGCAATACTGCCTAATACTAGCCAAAGAGTTGACGCGGAAGTATCTGTAGCACTGAATACAGTTGCTCAAACAGTTCCTCTATACTTTAGAGTAACATCGTTAACGACAGGTGCAAGAGATACTAAATATGATGCTATGACCATAAATGCAATTAGAAATGTTTCAATAACTCCAAATAATACATCATCAACTTATGCTGGTGGAACAGTTATTTATACACATACTGTAAAAAATAATGGTAATGTAAAAGAAGGGGATGGAAGTTCAAGTAATATCTTCTTAGTATTATCAGAAACAAAATCTTGGGCAGCTTCAGATATATTCTTAGATACTAATGGAAATGGAGTTTTCGATTTAGGAGTAGATACACCATTTGGAGATTTTGCAACAATTAATGGATTAAATCCAGGTCAAGAAGTTAAAATCTTTACAAGAGTTGTTGCATCGATTGGTGCTCCAGCAGGAGATAACAATATAACAACAATAACACCAAATGTAAGCCAAGGAACATATTCAGTTCCAGCAACAGTGACAGTGGCAACAGACACAACAACAATCTTAGCTGAAGATTTAACAATAATAAAAGGACAAAAATTATCACCAACAGAAAATTATACAACAAGTCCACAAAGATCAAATCCAGGAGGAACAATATACTATAAGATTGAAATAAAAAATAATGGAGCAATAGATGCTACAAATGTAAAAATAAAAGATACGGTGCCATTCTATACAACTCAATACCATAAAACAGGTGTATCAAGTCCAGGAGAAGGAACAGATTATGTTGCATCTTACATAGTTATTGATTCAAATGGTACGGCAGGAGCTTTTAAAGTAGCTGAAACACAACCAGGTTTAGGAAAGAGAGGAGATATAGTAGCGAATGTAGGAACATTAAAACCTAAAGAAAGAGCTATACTTTATTTCCAAGTTAAGATAGATGAGGTTCCAACATCGTTACCATCGGGAGACGCATAA